A window from Triticum aestivum cultivar Chinese Spring chromosome 6D, IWGSC CS RefSeq v2.1, whole genome shotgun sequence encodes these proteins:
- the LOC123142065 gene encoding BTB/POZ and MATH domain-containing protein 1-like: protein MASPGTGRRGPSRSAVVANTTSGHHLLTIHGYSRTKGAIPTGKRIKSRSFFIGGHRWRIEYYPNGSKPAVADFVSLTLLLREDVAAGVKDQFDICLAGGEEAAPARRRRRCKRHRWRRDRTFIKRDELESSKHLRNDSFTVRCDIVVFHGYCAADAAAFISVPPCDLRQNLGRLFETKMGADVVFDVGSETIAAHRCVLAACSPVFAAELFGPMKEGNAAGSSVRVEDMDAEVFKALLRFAYTGSLPDMRKEEEDVTCQHLLVAADRYGMERLKLICEEKLCKYIDVGRAASILMLAERHHCEGLKKACFNFLALPANLRATVATDGLQHLSESCRSLMVKLMAMSLDNASECSSNVKTSF, encoded by the exons ATGGCGTCCCCCGGCACTGGAAGAAGAGGGCCGTCAAGGTCCGCCGTCGTGGCCAACACGACGAGCGGGCACCACCTTCTCACCATCCACGGCTACTCCCGCACCAAGGGCGCCATTCCCACGGGAAAGCGCATCAAGTCCCGCTCTTTCTTCATCGGCGGCCACCGCTGGCGGATCGAATACTACCCCAACGGCTCGAAGCCGGCAGTCGCGGATTTCGTGTCCCTCACCCTGTTGCTACGCGAAGACGTCGCGGCGGGGGTGAAGGACCAGTTCGACATCTGTCTCGCCGgcggggaggaggcggcgccggcgcggaggaggcggcgctgcaagcgtCATCGATGGCGTCGAGATCG TACCTTCATCAAAAGGGATGAGCTGGAGAGCTCCAAGCATCTCAGGAACGATTCGTTCACCGTCCGGTGCGACATCGTAGTCTTCCACGGTTACTGTGCGGCGGATGCGGCGGCCTTCATCTCCGTGCCCCCTTGCGACCTGCGCCAGAACCTTGGCAGGCTGTTCGAGACCAAGATGGGTGCCGATGTGGTGTTTGATGTAGGTAGTGAGACCATTGCCGCGCACCGGTGCGTGCTCGCGGCCTGCTCACCCGTGTTCGCGGCTGAGCTCTTCGGACCCATGAAGGAGGGTAATGCCGCCGGCAGCAGCGTGCGCGTGGAAGACATGGATGCGGAGGTGTTCAAGGCGCTGCTTCGTTTCGCGTATACTGGCTCGTTGCCAGATATGCGCAAGGAAGAGGAAGATGTCACCTGCCAGCATCTGCTCGTTGCGGCGGACAGGTACGGCATGGAGCGGCTGAAGCTGATCTGCGAGGAGAAGCTGTGCAAGTACATCGATGTTGGCAGGGCGGCAAGCATCCTCATGCTGGCCGAGCGGCACCACTGTGAGGGGCTGAAGAAGGCGTGCTTCAATTTTCTCGCCTTGCCGGCAAATCTAAGGGCCACCGTGGCCACCGACGGCTTACAACATCTCAGCGAGAGCTGCCGGTCTCTTATGGTCAAGCTCATGGCCATGTCATTGGATAATGCCTCTGAGTGTTCTAGCAATGTTAAAACATCTTTCTAG